From Calothrix sp. PCC 6303, a single genomic window includes:
- the ald gene encoding alanine dehydrogenase, whose product MEIGVPKETKDLEFRVGLSPSSVRVLGESGHTVFVETGAGTGAGFSDEEYVSAGAKIVTASESAWQRELVVKVKEPLKSEYKYIQKDQILFTYLHLAADRELTEHLMDSGVCAIAYETVELPGANRLPLLTPMSIIAGRLSVQIGARYLEKQQGGRGVLLGGVPGVKAGKVVILGGGVVGTEAAKIAVGMGATVTILDVNVDRLSYLETLFGSRVELLYSNSAHIEAAVKEADLLIGAVLILGKRAPILVSRELVQQMRPGSVIIDVAVDQGGCVETLHPTSHTNPVYLESGVLHYGVPNMPGAAPWTATQALNNSTLPYVQQLANLGLKALEVNPALAKGVNVSNHKLVHPAVQEVFPDLAS is encoded by the coding sequence ATGGAAATTGGTGTTCCCAAGGAAACTAAAGATTTAGAGTTTCGGGTTGGGCTAAGTCCCTCCAGTGTGCGGGTGTTAGGGGAAAGTGGACATACTGTATTTGTCGAGACAGGTGCGGGTACAGGTGCTGGTTTCAGCGATGAAGAGTATGTGAGTGCTGGGGCAAAGATTGTGACTGCATCTGAATCCGCTTGGCAACGAGAATTAGTTGTCAAAGTCAAGGAACCTCTGAAAAGTGAGTACAAATATATACAGAAAGATCAAATATTATTTACCTATTTACATTTAGCCGCTGATCGGGAATTAACTGAGCATTTAATGGATTCTGGCGTATGCGCGATCGCTTATGAAACAGTAGAGTTACCAGGAGCCAATCGCCTACCTTTGTTGACCCCCATGAGTATCATTGCTGGAAGGTTATCGGTCCAAATTGGAGCCAGATATCTGGAAAAGCAACAGGGTGGACGCGGTGTCCTCCTGGGTGGGGTACCTGGGGTGAAAGCTGGTAAAGTTGTAATTCTCGGTGGCGGTGTTGTGGGGACAGAAGCCGCAAAAATCGCCGTCGGGATGGGTGCAACAGTCACAATATTAGATGTTAATGTCGATCGTTTGAGTTATTTAGAAACCCTATTTGGTTCCCGTGTGGAACTACTTTATAGTAATTCGGCACATATCGAAGCCGCAGTCAAAGAAGCAGATTTACTCATCGGTGCCGTATTGATTTTGGGTAAACGAGCGCCCATCCTAGTCTCTCGTGAATTAGTTCAACAAATGCGTCCCGGCTCAGTGATTATCGATGTTGCGGTCGATCAAGGTGGTTGCGTAGAAACTTTACATCCCACATCCCACACTAACCCAGTGTACTTAGAATCGGGTGTCCTCCACTACGGAGTTCCCAATATGCCGGGTGCAGCACCTTGGACAGCTACCCAAGCTTTGAATAACAGCACTTTGCCATACGTTCAACAGTTAGCTAACTTGGGCTTAAAAGCATTGGAAGTTAATCCAGCACTAGCTAAAGGTGTAAATGTCAGCAATCATAAGTTAGTCCATCCAGCAGTGCAAGAAGTTTTTCCTGATTTAGCAAGTTAG
- a CDS encoding WD40 repeat domain-containing protein, giving the protein MRSVSKRKAVILAVAVLTAYFTIEPTKSQQLILPRVLAAEAPVNTAASKFVKPKLAYSLKGHTGTVKTVTFSPDSKRLFSGGADSDGSVFIWSTSHGDRKGLINRAHKTAVQSLVVSPDGQTLASCGSDYMVNIWNLKKNQFIRTFVGHSSNVLSLAVTPDSKMLISGATDGIRIWDLLQRRPLSTLAKFDNVIYAVAVSPDGKIFASGDKNGVVKLWDLGTGKLIREFTAHTNILTSLTFSKDGKTLITASRDRTIKLWGVESGMLNRTLTGHNDWVNAISLHPDGETLASGGRDGVKIWNLTTGEVISTLYNHTDWVSAIAFSPDGKMLASGGFDKNVNLWRF; this is encoded by the coding sequence GTGAGGAGTGTTAGCAAAAGAAAAGCTGTAATTTTGGCTGTAGCCGTTTTAACAGCATATTTCACCATTGAACCTACAAAATCTCAACAATTGATTTTACCGAGGGTTTTAGCGGCAGAAGCACCAGTAAATACAGCAGCTAGCAAATTTGTTAAACCCAAGTTGGCTTACAGCTTAAAAGGTCATACAGGAACCGTTAAAACCGTCACCTTTAGTCCGGATAGCAAAAGGCTATTCAGTGGTGGTGCGGATAGTGATGGTAGTGTTTTTATCTGGAGTACTTCCCATGGCGATCGTAAAGGATTGATAAATCGGGCACATAAAACAGCAGTTCAATCCTTAGTAGTTTCACCAGATGGTCAGACATTAGCCAGTTGTGGTAGCGACTATATGGTGAACATTTGGAATTTGAAGAAAAACCAATTCATTCGGACGTTTGTAGGACACAGTAGTAATGTCCTGTCTTTGGCAGTGACACCAGATAGTAAAATGCTAATTAGCGGTGCCACAGATGGAATCAGGATTTGGGACTTATTGCAACGTCGTCCTTTGAGTACCTTGGCAAAATTTGATAATGTTATTTATGCCGTAGCTGTGAGTCCAGACGGTAAGATTTTTGCCAGCGGTGATAAAAATGGTGTAGTTAAGCTGTGGGATTTGGGGACAGGAAAATTAATTCGAGAATTTACAGCACATACAAATATTTTGACAAGTCTTACTTTTAGTAAAGACGGAAAAACCCTAATTACAGCCAGCCGCGATCGCACAATCAAACTATGGGGTGTAGAATCAGGGATGCTTAATCGTACCTTAACTGGACACAACGATTGGGTAAACGCCATTTCACTTCATCCAGATGGTGAAACCTTGGCAAGTGGAGGACGTGACGGGGTGAAAATTTGGAATTTAACCACAGGTGAAGTGATTAGCACCTTATATAATCATACCGATTGGGTGAGTGCGATCGCATTTAGTCCCGACGGTAAGATGCTAGCTAGTGGTGGATTTGATAAAAATGTTAATTTGTGGCGATTTTAA
- the ctaD gene encoding cytochrome c oxidase subunit I, with the protein MTQAQIQEKANIPAKIEEPGIRKWWEFFTFSTDHKVIGIQYLVTSFIFYCIGGLMADLVRTELRTPEVDFVTPEVYNSLFTLHATIMIFLWIVPAGAGFANYLIPLMIGAKDMAFPKLNAVAFWVIPPAGILLISSLVLGDAPDAGWTSYPPLSLVTGKVGEGIWIMSILLLGTSSILGAINFLVTLIKMRAPSVGIFQMPLFCWAMISTSALALLATPVLAAGLILLSFDLIAGTAFFNPSGGGDPVVYQHMFWFYSHPAVYIMILPFFGAISEIIPTHSRKPIFGYKAIAFSSLAISFLGLIVWAHHMFTSGIPGWLRMFFMITTMIIAVPTGIKIFSWLATMWGGKISLNSPMLFAIGFVGTFVIGGISGVMLAAVPFDIHVHDTYFVVAHLHYVLFGGSVLGIFAAIYHWFPKMTGRMYNEFWGRVHFALTIVGLNMTFLPMHKLGLMGMNRRIAQYDPKFTSLNEICTYGSYILAISTFPFIINIIWSWLYGEKAGDNPWRSLTLEWMTTSPPAIENFEGIPVLATGPYDYGLEKASPSTPLQDPDPVISGGPNSVLRAEP; encoded by the coding sequence ATGACACAAGCCCAAATCCAAGAAAAAGCAAATATTCCAGCCAAGATTGAGGAACCGGGGATCAGAAAATGGTGGGAATTTTTCACCTTTAGTACTGATCACAAGGTGATTGGCATTCAATACTTGGTGACAAGCTTCATTTTTTACTGTATCGGTGGTTTAATGGCAGATTTGGTACGTACCGAACTGCGAACCCCAGAAGTTGATTTTGTCACTCCAGAAGTCTATAACAGTCTGTTCACGCTGCACGCTACAATCATGATTTTTTTGTGGATTGTACCAGCGGGGGCAGGATTTGCCAATTATTTGATTCCATTGATGATTGGGGCAAAAGATATGGCATTTCCTAAATTGAATGCTGTGGCTTTTTGGGTAATTCCCCCAGCTGGAATTCTGTTAATTAGTAGTTTAGTTTTGGGTGATGCACCCGATGCTGGTTGGACTTCCTATCCCCCTCTAAGTTTAGTTACTGGGAAGGTAGGTGAAGGCATTTGGATTATGAGTATCCTGCTGTTGGGCACCTCTTCAATTTTGGGTGCAATCAACTTTTTGGTGACGCTGATTAAAATGCGCGCACCCAGTGTGGGAATTTTCCAAATGCCGTTGTTCTGCTGGGCAATGATATCGACTTCAGCTTTGGCATTGCTTGCGACTCCAGTATTAGCCGCTGGTTTGATTTTGCTGTCTTTTGATTTAATCGCGGGAACAGCATTTTTTAATCCATCAGGTGGTGGTGATCCGGTAGTTTACCAACACATGTTTTGGTTCTACTCCCACCCAGCTGTGTACATCATGATTTTGCCTTTCTTTGGGGCGATTTCCGAAATTATTCCTACCCATTCTCGAAAACCCATTTTCGGCTATAAAGCGATCGCATTCTCCAGTTTAGCCATTAGTTTCCTGGGTTTGATTGTTTGGGCACACCACATGTTCACTAGTGGTATACCTGGATGGTTACGGATGTTTTTCATGATTACCACCATGATTATCGCTGTACCTACTGGGATTAAAATATTTAGTTGGTTGGCGACAATGTGGGGTGGCAAAATCAGCTTAAATTCCCCCATGCTCTTCGCTATCGGCTTTGTGGGAACTTTCGTGATCGGTGGTATCAGTGGTGTAATGTTAGCTGCTGTGCCATTTGATATCCACGTTCACGATACCTATTTTGTTGTTGCTCACCTTCACTATGTACTTTTTGGTGGTAGCGTTCTCGGTATTTTTGCGGCAATCTATCACTGGTTTCCCAAAATGACTGGGCGTATGTACAACGAATTTTGGGGTCGGGTTCACTTTGCCCTAACTATCGTCGGTTTAAATATGACATTCCTACCGATGCATAAACTCGGTTTGATGGGGATGAATCGACGTATCGCTCAATACGATCCCAAATTTACCAGCCTGAACGAAATTTGTACTTACGGTTCCTATATCTTAGCTATTTCAACTTTTCCCTTTATCATCAACATCATTTGGAGTTGGTTGTACGGTGAAAAAGCTGGAGATAACCCTTGGAGAAGTTTGACATTGGAATGGATGACAACTTCACCACCAGCAATCGAAAACTTTGAAGGTATTCCCGTTTTAGCAACTGGACCCTATGATTACGGCTTGGAAAAAGCTTCCCCCAGTACACCTTTACAAGACCCTGACCCGGTGATATCTGGTGGTCCCAATTCGGTTTTACGTGCCGAACCGTAG
- a CDS encoding pirin family protein, translating to MTSSLISHLVHHSDARGITQLDWLDSRHTFSFGNFYDSERMGFRSLRVINDDHIAPGRGFATHPHKDMEILTYVLDGALEHKDSLGNGSVILPGEAQVMSAGTGIRHSEYNASTTDPVHLLQIWILPSRNNLEPRYEQKAFSVAERSGKLRLIAAQDGRDGAVTIYQDLNLYTAILSPGEQVSYNLLPNRHGWLQVAKGVVTFNQETLHGGDAVQLSGENELEISSDVGGEILLFDLG from the coding sequence ATGACTAGCAGCCTAATTAGTCACCTAGTTCATCATAGCGATGCTCGTGGCATAACCCAACTTGACTGGCTTGATAGTCGTCATACCTTTTCCTTTGGTAATTTCTATGATTCTGAGCGAATGGGTTTTAGATCACTAAGAGTAATTAACGATGATCATATTGCTCCTGGAAGAGGTTTTGCAACCCACCCTCACAAAGATATGGAAATTCTCACATATGTTTTAGATGGTGCTTTAGAACATAAAGATAGCTTAGGCAATGGTTCAGTCATTCTTCCTGGTGAAGCCCAAGTAATGAGCGCTGGTACTGGCATTAGACATAGTGAGTATAATGCTTCAACAACTGATCCAGTACATCTATTACAAATCTGGATTTTACCTAGCCGCAACAACTTAGAACCTCGCTATGAACAAAAAGCATTTTCCGTAGCAGAAAGAAGCGGTAAATTACGCTTAATTGCCGCTCAAGATGGACGTGATGGTGCTGTGACAATTTACCAAGATCTAAATTTATACACCGCTATTTTGTCACCTGGCGAGCAAGTTAGTTACAACTTATTACCCAATCGTCACGGGTGGTTACAGGTTGCGAAAGGTGTCGTGACTTTTAATCAAGAAACCCTTCATGGTGGTGATGCAGTGCAACTGAGCGGCGAAAATGAATTAGAAATTTCTAGTGATGTTGGTGGAGAAATTTTGTTGTTTGATTTAGGTTAG
- a CDS encoding heme-copper oxidase subunit III has translation MQSQIIDPAKTELNHHHAATTEHHEEHPDFRLFGLVVFLIAEGMIFAGLFGAYLVYRATIPVWPPEGTPELELLLPGINSVNLIASSFVIHNADTAIKKNDVKGMQKWFAITAVMGIIFLCGQVYEYTHLEFGLTTNLFASAFYVLTGFHGLHVTIGVLAILSVLWRSRKPGHYSNEKHFGIEAAEIYWHFVDVVWIILFGLIYLL, from the coding sequence ATGCAAAGTCAAATTATTGACCCAGCAAAAACCGAGTTAAATCATCACCATGCAGCGACTACAGAACACCACGAAGAACATCCAGATTTTCGGTTGTTTGGCTTGGTTGTCTTCCTGATTGCAGAAGGAATGATTTTTGCAGGTTTATTTGGGGCTTACTTAGTTTACCGGGCAACAATACCTGTGTGGCCTCCCGAAGGAACCCCAGAGTTAGAATTATTGCTTCCTGGAATCAATAGCGTCAACCTAATTGCCAGTAGTTTTGTAATTCACAACGCTGACACCGCAATTAAAAAGAACGATGTCAAGGGGATGCAAAAGTGGTTTGCCATTACTGCTGTGATGGGAATTATCTTTTTATGCGGTCAGGTATATGAATATACTCACCTAGAATTTGGGTTGACAACCAACCTATTTGCCAGTGCTTTTTATGTTTTGACTGGATTTCACGGGTTGCATGTGACAATTGGCGTATTAGCAATACTTTCAGTGTTATGGCGATCGCGTAAACCAGGACACTATAGTAATGAGAAGCATTTCGGCATCGAAGCAGCAGAAATCTACTGGCACTTTGTCGATGTCGTTTGGATTATTTTATTCGGTTTGATTTATTTGCTGTAG
- a CDS encoding YdeI/OmpD-associated family protein, with amino-acid sequence MSKFEDKLEKFHAASREEWRLWLHKNHNESIGVWLVYYKVKSGKPSVKYSEAVKEALCFGWIDSKVKSLDAESYMQVFTPRKPKSVWSKLNKQYIEELIAEDLMTEFGIAKIEVAKQNNSWTSLDAIEALIVPEDLQEAFELNATAKKYFQLFSNTTKKNILLWIQSAKRSETRLKRIEQTILSVTQNKSPLVR; translated from the coding sequence ATGTCTAAATTTGAAGATAAATTAGAAAAGTTTCACGCTGCCAGTCGTGAAGAATGGCGTTTATGGTTGCATAAAAATCACAATGAATCTATTGGTGTATGGCTAGTATATTATAAAGTAAAAAGTGGTAAACCCAGCGTTAAATATAGTGAAGCAGTAAAAGAAGCTTTATGTTTTGGTTGGATTGATAGCAAAGTAAAATCCTTGGATGCAGAAAGCTATATGCAAGTATTCACCCCAAGAAAACCAAAAAGTGTCTGGTCGAAATTAAATAAGCAGTATATCGAAGAACTGATTGCAGAAGACTTAATGACTGAGTTTGGGATAGCAAAAATTGAAGTTGCAAAGCAAAATAATTCTTGGACAAGTTTAGATGCAATAGAAGCGTTAATAGTCCCAGAAGATTTACAGGAAGCTTTTGAACTAAATGCAACTGCCAAAAAGTATTTTCAATTATTTAGTAACACAACTAAGAAAAATATTCTGCTGTGGATTCAAAGTGCAAAACGTTCGGAAACCAGGTTAAAGCGAATCGAACAAACCATATTATCAGTAACTCAAAATAAAAGTCCGTTAGTACGTTGA
- a CDS encoding COX15/CtaA family protein has protein sequence MSEFVLEQQTVAVEPQPKERIRRLVWKMCIATLILMAIGSATRVMNAGLACPDWPLCYGELVPTKQMNLQVFLEWFHRLDAALIGVSAIALSGISWWYRRFLPGWLPWAATFALFLIVFQGILGGLTVTQLLRFDIVTAHFGTALLFFTTLLIIGTVLTPYQGTGNVGKLHWIGLVASVLVYIQSLLGAVVGSRWALHQCFGGYQLCGVMYTHIFGLVPPTVATLALVFVAWRTPALHPALRRLVNMAGALLLLQLLIGVATFRLHLQVEPLTVSHQAIGATLLGTLVAFTVLAWRDSVTNYGNISYPLDIAPSIKGS, from the coding sequence ATGAGCGAATTTGTTCTCGAACAACAAACAGTAGCGGTGGAACCGCAGCCGAAAGAGCGAATTCGTCGCTTGGTGTGGAAGATGTGTATAGCCACTTTGATTTTAATGGCGATAGGCAGTGCCACCCGTGTGATGAATGCTGGGCTAGCTTGTCCAGATTGGCCTTTGTGCTACGGTGAACTAGTACCCACTAAACAAATGAATCTCCAAGTGTTTTTGGAGTGGTTTCATAGATTGGATGCAGCCTTGATTGGTGTGAGCGCGATCGCACTCTCTGGAATATCCTGGTGGTATCGTCGTTTTTTACCTGGTTGGCTACCTTGGGCAGCAACCTTTGCTCTGTTCCTGATTGTTTTTCAAGGTATTCTTGGTGGTTTAACTGTCACCCAATTATTGCGGTTTGATATCGTCACCGCCCACTTCGGAACAGCGTTGTTATTTTTTACTACACTGCTCATAATTGGTACGGTACTTACTCCTTACCAGGGAACGGGGAATGTTGGTAAGCTACACTGGATTGGTTTAGTAGCATCAGTTTTAGTTTATATTCAAAGTTTACTTGGTGCGGTGGTTGGCTCTCGCTGGGCTTTGCACCAATGTTTTGGTGGATACCAACTCTGTGGCGTGATGTATACCCACATTTTTGGTTTAGTTCCCCCAACAGTGGCAACTTTAGCCTTGGTTTTCGTCGCTTGGCGTACACCAGCACTACATCCTGCCCTCAGAAGACTGGTTAACATGGCAGGTGCGCTGTTGTTATTACAATTGCTAATTGGGGTTGCGACTTTCCGCTTACACCTTCAAGTAGAACCCCTAACCGTCTCCCACCAGGCAATTGGAGCCACATTACTAGGAACTTTAGTCGCTTTTACAGTCTTAGCATGGCGTGATTCAGTTACCAATTACGGCAATATCTCCTACCCCCTTGACATTGCCCCATCGATTAAAGGTTCATAA
- a CDS encoding cytochrome c oxidase subunit II, whose amino-acid sequence MKIPNSIWTLLVGILLTLVSLWYGQNHGLLPVAASKEAFLIDGLFNTMMVVSTGIFILVEGILIYAAIKYRRSPGDETDGQPVHGNVPLEILWTAIPAIIVFGISVYSFDIYNEMGGFDPHGGHGAPQAMKSHGSAMAATMNHDHPVAEVGEAKVTNLNQIAEVNAGIGGTPENAENPPDLEVDVAGLQYAFIFSYPKLGISSGELHVPIGREVNLNMAANDVIHAFWVPEFRLKQDLIPGRQTQIRFTPQVEGDYALICAELCGPYHGAMRTRVIVEPQEAYDKWVQEQLVASAETMNQAVAINPTAPFADQFLAHYTHEMGIEPEVLHQVHH is encoded by the coding sequence GTGAAAATCCCAAATTCAATCTGGACACTACTAGTTGGTATTCTGCTGACACTCGTCAGCCTGTGGTATGGTCAAAATCACGGCTTACTACCAGTAGCAGCATCCAAGGAAGCTTTTCTCATTGATGGCTTATTCAACACCATGATGGTTGTGTCTACAGGCATATTCATTTTGGTTGAAGGAATTTTAATTTATGCCGCAATTAAATATCGTCGTAGCCCAGGCGATGAAACAGATGGTCAACCAGTACATGGTAATGTACCCCTAGAGATCCTCTGGACGGCGATCCCAGCAATTATTGTTTTCGGTATTTCAGTATATAGCTTTGATATCTATAACGAAATGGGCGGCTTTGATCCCCATGGTGGACACGGCGCACCTCAAGCAATGAAGAGCCATGGAAGTGCTATGGCTGCCACAATGAACCACGATCATCCCGTGGCAGAAGTGGGAGAAGCGAAAGTTACAAACCTCAACCAAATTGCTGAGGTTAACGCTGGGATCGGTGGGACTCCAGAAAATGCTGAAAATCCCCCAGATTTAGAAGTAGACGTAGCTGGGCTTCAGTACGCTTTCATTTTCTCCTATCCCAAACTAGGTATCAGTAGTGGAGAGTTACATGTCCCCATCGGACGTGAAGTAAATTTGAACATGGCAGCAAATGACGTGATTCACGCTTTTTGGGTGCCAGAATTCCGCCTCAAACAGGACTTGATTCCCGGAAGACAAACCCAAATCCGTTTTACTCCCCAAGTTGAGGGCGATTATGCTCTAATTTGTGCGGAATTATGCGGTCCCTATCATGGTGCTATGCGGACTCGTGTGATCGTTGAACCCCAAGAAGCATACGATAAATGGGTACAAGAGCAATTAGTTGCTAGTGCAGAAACTATGAATCAGGCTGTGGCAATTAATCCTACTGCTCCTTTTGCCGATCAGTTTCTCGCACATTACACCCATGAAATGGGAATTGAACCTGAAGTATTACATCAAGTACACCATTAG
- a CDS encoding chlorophyll a/b-binding protein: protein MTQPQPSITPKLEDPKFGFNYYAERLNGRAAMIGFLLMVVIEYVTDKGVLSWLGLR from the coding sequence ATGACACAACCACAGCCTTCCATTACACCAAAGCTTGAAGATCCTAAATTTGGCTTTAATTACTACGCAGAACGTCTCAATGGTCGGGCAGCGATGATCGGTTTTCTTCTAATGGTAGTGATTGAGTATGTTACAGATAAAGGAGTATTATCTTGGCTAGGTCTAAGATAA
- the lpdA gene encoding dihydrolipoyl dehydrogenase, with translation MSDGFDYDLVIIGAGVGGHGAALHAVSCGLKTAIIEAADMGGTCVNRGCIPSKALLAASGRVRDLRNAHHLKSLGIQVDNVSFNREAIASHAGSLVAKIQGDLTNSLKRLNVDIIRGWGKLAGSQKVSITTDSGEKTITAKDIILSPGSIPFVPPGIEVDGKTVYTSDQGVKLETLPDWVAIIGSGYIGLEFSDVYSALGCEITMIEALDQLMPGFDRDIAKLAERVLITPRDIETYVGIYAKRVIPGSPVVIELANFKTKEDVGTIEVDACLVATGRIPMTENLGLESVGAERDRRNFIPVNDKMEVLSSGEVVPHLWAIGDATGKMMLAHAASAQGITAVENICGRSREIDYQSIPAAAFTHPEVSYVGMTEVQAQEKATAAGFQIGVAKSYFKGNSKALAEGEADGIAKVIYRKDTGEVLGVHIFGIHASDLIHEASAAIANRQSVHTLAHLVHAHPTLSEVLDEAYKRAVTS, from the coding sequence GTGAGTGATGGATTTGATTATGATTTAGTAATTATCGGCGCGGGTGTGGGCGGACATGGTGCAGCCCTCCACGCTGTTAGTTGTGGTTTGAAGACTGCAATTATTGAAGCTGCGGATATGGGGGGAACTTGCGTAAATCGTGGTTGTATCCCCTCAAAGGCTTTATTGGCAGCTTCGGGAAGGGTGCGTGATTTGCGGAATGCTCATCATCTCAAATCATTGGGCATTCAAGTTGATAATGTTAGTTTTAACAGAGAAGCGATCGCATCCCACGCCGGAAGCCTAGTAGCGAAGATTCAAGGTGATTTAACCAACTCCCTCAAGCGTCTGAACGTAGATATTATTCGCGGTTGGGGTAAATTGGCAGGTAGTCAAAAAGTTAGTATCACCACCGATAGCGGCGAAAAAACTATTACCGCCAAAGATATTATTCTTTCCCCTGGTTCCATTCCCTTTGTCCCCCCAGGAATTGAAGTGGATGGTAAAACTGTATATACCAGCGACCAAGGTGTCAAATTAGAGACCTTACCTGACTGGGTAGCAATCATTGGCAGCGGTTACATTGGTTTAGAATTTTCCGATGTCTATTCGGCATTGGGCTGTGAAATCACCATGATTGAAGCCTTAGATCAATTAATGCCAGGGTTTGATCGGGACATTGCTAAGTTGGCAGAAAGAGTATTAATTACACCCCGTGATATCGAAACCTACGTGGGTATATATGCCAAACGAGTTATTCCTGGTTCCCCCGTAGTGATTGAATTGGCAAACTTCAAAACCAAAGAAGATGTGGGGACAATCGAAGTCGATGCTTGTTTAGTGGCAACTGGACGCATCCCCATGACAGAAAACCTTGGTTTAGAGTCAGTTGGAGCCGAACGCGATCGCCGAAATTTTATCCCGGTAAATGATAAAATGGAAGTACTCAGTTCCGGGGAAGTAGTCCCACATCTCTGGGCAATTGGAGATGCCACCGGAAAAATGATGTTGGCACATGCCGCATCTGCCCAAGGTATCACTGCGGTGGAAAATATTTGTGGTAGAAGCCGAGAAATTGACTACCAAAGCATCCCCGCAGCCGCATTTACCCATCCAGAAGTCAGTTATGTGGGAATGACAGAAGTCCAAGCACAGGAAAAAGCTACTGCTGCTGGTTTTCAAATAGGTGTAGCCAAGAGTTACTTCAAAGGTAATTCCAAAGCTTTGGCAGAAGGTGAAGCCGATGGTATCGCCAAAGTTATCTACCGCAAAGATACAGGTGAAGTGTTAGGAGTCCATATTTTTGGCATCCATGCTTCCGATTTAATCCATGAAGCTTCAGCTGCGATCGCTAATCGTCAAAGCGTCCACACCTTAGCACATTTAGTTCATGCACACCCAACACTTTCAGAAGTTTTAGATGAAGCATATAAGCGTGCGGTAACATCGTAA
- a CDS encoding thermonuclease family protein, whose amino-acid sequence MELLEFILMLATVTGIINGEIIAIKDNTGQVGQVKLTCINPQPNLAAPRLKELLPADSPVVIRSIEKDQSGRIVGEVYVDNRSINLRLVEEGNAVVNRETLNNCSENKIQYLIAEANAKNKQLGLWQQSKVHSLQGKLIYQEITPVMSTRSYRGEEFFLVTNFPEKNRLVLLPSAQVSRTQLQALHNQQVEIKAVYIEGIKPDSAGVACPIDADGKCMPQGGGYQVLSVSRSPVK is encoded by the coding sequence ATGGAATTACTAGAGTTTATTTTGATGCTAGCAACAGTAACTGGCATCATCAATGGAGAAATAATAGCAATTAAAGACAACACAGGGCAGGTAGGACAAGTCAAGCTAACATGTATTAATCCACAGCCTAATTTAGCAGCACCGAGGCTAAAAGAACTACTACCAGCAGATAGTCCTGTAGTTATTAGAAGTATAGAAAAAGATCAAAGCGGTCGTATAGTTGGCGAAGTATATGTGGATAATCGCTCAATCAATCTGCGTTTAGTAGAGGAAGGGAACGCTGTTGTGAATAGAGAAACTTTAAATAACTGTTCGGAAAACAAAATCCAATATTTGATAGCAGAAGCTAATGCTAAAAATAAACAACTGGGATTGTGGCAGCAATCAAAAGTACATTCTTTGCAAGGAAAATTAATTTATCAAGAAATTACCCCTGTGATGTCAACTAGATCTTATAGGGGAGAAGAATTTTTTTTAGTCACTAATTTCCCAGAAAAAAATCGATTAGTGCTACTTCCATCAGCGCAGGTTTCTCGTACTCAATTGCAAGCACTTCATAATCAACAAGTTGAAATTAAAGCGGTGTATATTGAAGGTATAAAACCTGATTCTGCTGGCGTTGCCTGTCCTATTGATGCTGATGGAAAATGTATGCCTCAAGGTGGTGGTTATCAAGTTTTATCTGTATCGAGATCTCCCGTTAAGTAA